The region CGAGGGCACGGGGCGGGCAGAATCTGTCCGGGCGACCGTTTTGAACTGTTCTCGGAGGTTGACCAGATTGGTCGCGTCCGGGTGGGCGTGGAGTGTGACCGGGGCGGTCGTGCGCTGGCTTTCGAGCATCCGGGCGGCGATCGTTTTTCGCGCCGGCGTCAGGGCAGCGGCCATGGTCGGCGCCGGACCTTTAGGGGCGGCCGCCACGCGAATGTCGCGTTCGCGAATGCGACCGGTTCGCCCGGTGCCGCGGACGCGGGTGTAGTCGACATTCAACTCGGCCGCCACCCGCCGGGCCCGGGGGGAGATGGCCGGCTCCTGGCGCGCGGCAGGCACCGTTGTAGACGCGCGGACGACGTCCTCCGCGGTGACACGGCCGCCCGGCCCGGTGCCGGGGAGGGCACGCGGGTCAATGCCGCGCTCGCGGAGCATTCGACGGACGGACGGGCTGGTCGGCGGCTCGTCTGGCTGGGCAGCGGTGGACGCGGGAACGGGTGGCGCGTCGGGAGCAGCCGGCAGGTCCGCTTCGCCCGGTTGGAGGAGGTAGCCGATGACCGCGCCGACGGCCACGGTCGCCCCCGGTTGCGGGGCGTCGGGCGGGATGCGGAGGGTGCCGCCGTCCAGGGTTTCGATTTCCTCGGTCGCCTTCTCGCCTTCCAGCTTGAACAGCAGGTCGCCGGGCCGAACGGTGTCCCCGTCCTGCTTGAGCCAGCCTACGAAGACGCCCTGCTCCATGTTCCAGCCGAGGCGGGGGATCGTGACAGTAACGGGCACGGTTGGTCCTCACTCACGGCCCGGTTGATCCGGTCGTATTCGTGGATACGGGTCCGGGTCGGCCTCCGGTGTCCCCGGGCTCCCGCCCTCGTTGTACCCCATAAGTCGGAAGCAGCGAAAATGCCCCTTCTGAATGGCCTGGAAAACAAGCGTTTTCCAAGCGGCGAAGCGGATTTGGGCCTTCCGAATGCCGTGCCCGCAACATCTTGTTACGAAAGACGTTGCAGACTTGTGGGGTACAACGAGGGCTCCCGCCCGGGGACACCGGGGGCCGATTGCAACTACCTCCAAAACTCGGACCGGACACACATCGCCCGGACGATGCATCACTCGGCCAGGAGGTCGCGGATGGCCCCGACGATCGCGTCCACGTTCGGGACGACGGCCTTTTCCAGCGGCGGGCTGTACGGGGTCGGCGTGTGGACACCGTTCAAGCGGCGGATCGGGGCGTCGAGGTCGTCGAATCCGCGGTCGGCGATTTGGGCGGCGATTTCGGCCCCGATCCCGTAAGGCGCGAACGCCTCGTCCGCGATCAGGAGTCGGCCGGTCTTGGCCACCGACCGCGCGATCGTTTCCACGTCCAACGGGGCGACCGTCCGCGGGTCGATCACCTCGACCGAGACGCCGTCGCGGGCAAGGATATCGCACGCCTTGAGCGTCTGGTGGACCATGAGGGCCAGGGCGACGACGGTCACGTCTGTTCCTTCGCGGACGACGGCCGCCCGGCCAAAGGAGATTTCGTAAGCCGCTTCCGGTACCGGGCCTTTGAGGCCGAGCAGCTCGCGGTGTT is a window of Fimbriiglobus ruber DNA encoding:
- a CDS encoding dihydrolipoamide acetyltransferase family protein — translated: MPVTVTIPRLGWNMEQGVFVGWLKQDGDTVRPGDLLFKLEGEKATEEIETLDGGTLRIPPDAPQPGATVAVGAVIGYLLQPGEADLPAAPDAPPVPASTAAQPDEPPTSPSVRRMLRERGIDPRALPGTGPGGRVTAEDVVRASTTVPAARQEPAISPRARRVAAELNVDYTRVRGTGRTGRIRERDIRVAAAPKGPAPTMAAALTPARKTIAARMLESQRTTAPVTLHAHPDATNLVNLREQFKTVARTDSARPVPSYTDFLIKLVGAALEQHPLLASRWTDDGIRPPDAIHIGVAVDVDSGLVVPVVRDVPKLGLREVAAQSRELIDRARGSRLTTRDMQGGCFTITNLGAYGIDTFTPIINPPECAILGVGRIDRKPVVQDDKIVARDQIALSLTFDHRIVDGAPAARFLQTICQLIENPGPYLST